A region of Sulfurovum sp. DNA encodes the following proteins:
- a CDS encoding PDC sensor domain-containing protein, with protein sequence MLTVKEIQDYAQIRTKARAYLCYILSRNIAHSIGTEEGITLDMVIGKIKYLKEVLPLAEVIYAIDGNGTQIIDNISRNAKLSSTGKGEDRSDRAYYYRTFKEHRCILTDPYPSLGSNKMVVTASFPIYDTNNHLVTVICVDITLKNILKMVHPSSIDSSFGIANKWIYGAFSVALMGVALLLFIKGITSFLHFGLNVSNIDINEVFKSTILLTLSLAIADLVKAIMLEEVLGQEKKYGGTEDDTHQTMVKFLGSIIIALSIEALMLVFKSALIDPTKIEYAVYLIVGVSLLLVSLSLYIKFSRPDRKGRSK encoded by the coding sequence ATGCTTACAGTTAAAGAGATACAGGATTATGCGCAGATACGTACTAAGGCAAGGGCTTATTTGTGCTATATTTTAAGTAGAAATATTGCCCATAGTATTGGTACCGAAGAGGGTATTACCCTTGATATGGTTATTGGCAAGATTAAATACCTTAAAGAGGTGCTTCCTTTGGCAGAAGTCATTTATGCCATTGATGGTAATGGTACCCAGATAATAGACAATATTTCTCGCAACGCTAAGCTTAGCAGTACAGGGAAAGGAGAAGACAGAAGTGATCGTGCTTATTACTACCGTACATTTAAAGAACATCGCTGTATTCTGACCGACCCATACCCTTCATTGGGAAGCAATAAGATGGTAGTTACAGCATCGTTTCCCATTTATGATACAAATAATCATTTGGTCACTGTTATTTGTGTAGATATTACACTTAAAAATATCCTCAAAATGGTACACCCAAGCTCTATTGATTCTAGCTTTGGTATAGCAAATAAGTGGATTTATGGGGCATTTTCGGTTGCTTTAATGGGTGTAGCACTACTATTATTTATTAAAGGTATTACCAGTTTTCTTCATTTTGGGCTCAATGTTTCAAATATTGACATCAATGAAGTATTTAAGTCTACCATCTTGTTGACTCTCTCTCTTGCTATTGCTGATCTTGTTAAAGCGATCATGCTTGAAGAGGTGCTTGGACAAGAGAAGAAGTATGGTGGAACAGAAGATGATACCCACCAGACAATGGTGAAGTTCTTGGGCTCTATAATCATTGCACTCTCCATTGAAGCTTTGATGCTTGTCTTTAAATCGGCACTTATAGATCCAACCAAAATTGAGTATGCGGTCTATCTTATTGTCGGTGTTTCTCTTTTACTGGTAAGCCTCTCACTCTATATTAAGTTCAGTCGCCCTGATAGAAAAGGTAGAAGTAAATAG
- a CDS encoding phosphatidylserine decarboxylase encodes MRRRDFTSIISFVFGKFASKPFPPAIQGIINSGYVKLMGLDMSEFRDPKSYKTLNALFTRALEIERILPNDPHALISSVDALVTDYGTIKKGKAYQIKGMGYSIKRLFGEYHTAAAEQVEEGEFMNFYLSPKDYHRYHMPMTLKVHSLTHIPGKLYPVNFPFLRHKKALFTENERIIIACEDERGRTHVLVLVGALNVGKMVVMFEPRVQTNSDICKPQHYTYDNVMLERGELLGWFEMGSTVLHFAQKSAIVPTLSVNQKVKFTDVIGRVV; translated from the coding sequence TTGAGAAGAAGAGATTTTACTTCTATAATCTCGTTTGTTTTTGGAAAGTTTGCTTCTAAGCCTTTTCCCCCCGCTATTCAAGGTATCATTAATAGTGGCTATGTGAAACTTATGGGTTTGGATATGTCTGAATTTCGTGATCCAAAAAGCTATAAGACGCTTAATGCACTCTTTACGCGTGCATTAGAAATTGAGCGTATCTTACCAAATGATCCGCACGCACTGATTAGCAGTGTCGATGCACTTGTAACTGACTATGGTACAATCAAGAAAGGTAAGGCCTACCAAATCAAGGGAATGGGCTACAGTATCAAGAGACTATTTGGTGAGTATCATACAGCAGCAGCAGAACAAGTAGAAGAGGGAGAGTTTATGAATTTTTACCTCTCTCCTAAAGATTACCATCGTTATCATATGCCTATGACACTCAAGGTTCATTCACTCACACATATTCCTGGGAAACTCTACCCCGTTAATTTTCCATTTTTGAGGCATAAAAAAGCACTTTTTACTGAAAATGAGCGGATTATTATTGCATGTGAAGACGAGAGAGGACGTACACATGTATTGGTGCTTGTAGGGGCACTCAATGTTGGCAAGATGGTTGTAATGTTTGAGCCAAGGGTGCAAACCAATTCTGATATTTGTAAACCACAACACTATACTTATGACAATGTAATGCTTGAGAGAGGGGAGCTTTTGGGATGGTTTGAGATGGGCTCAACTGTTTTACATTTTGCACAAAAAAGTGCCATTGTTCCAACACTTTCGGTTAATCAGAAAGTTAAATTTACAGATGTAATTGGAAGAGTTGTATAG
- a CDS encoding 3'-5' exonuclease, whose product MAIYVLFDTETTGNQEHDRIIQVGAMIVHNRENIEIFDELCSTEVPISIEAMEIHNITSEHIENKVPFSQTEFFKEIEKYNNKENYLIAHNISFDLGMLEKEGFVNHYTLIDTVRIAKHLLPDSPYHRLQYLRYSLKLYKTEIEEAKKLGITIKAHDAIGDVLVMKLLLSRLIQLIQEQFPGINPMQKMSELTKVPVLMKTFKFGKYKDRNIEEVSREDMGYLRWMYKNLDLDEDMQYTLGQYLGESLKC is encoded by the coding sequence ATGGCAATTTATGTACTTTTTGATACAGAGACCACAGGCAATCAGGAACATGATCGTATTATTCAAGTGGGAGCAATGATTGTTCATAACCGAGAAAATATTGAGATTTTTGATGAACTCTGTTCAACTGAAGTTCCCATCAGTATTGAAGCAATGGAAATACATAACATCACCTCTGAACATATTGAAAATAAAGTACCCTTTTCCCAAACAGAATTCTTCAAAGAGATAGAAAAGTACAATAATAAGGAAAATTATCTCATCGCTCACAATATCAGTTTTGACCTCGGTATGCTTGAAAAAGAAGGATTTGTCAACCACTATACCCTCATCGATACCGTGCGTATTGCAAAACATCTTCTTCCAGATTCTCCCTACCACAGGCTTCAGTATCTGCGGTATTCATTAAAACTTTACAAAACTGAGATTGAGGAGGCAAAAAAGCTAGGTATCACTATCAAGGCACATGATGCCATCGGGGATGTGCTGGTTATGAAATTACTGCTAAGTAGACTTATACAATTGATACAGGAGCAGTTTCCTGGAATCAATCCAATGCAGAAGATGTCCGAACTAACCAAAGTACCTGTTCTAATGAAGACTTTTAAATTTGGAAAGTACAAGGATCGCAATATCGAAGAGGTCTCTAGGGAAGACATGGGGTATCTTCGGTGGATGTATAAAAATCTTGATCTTGATGAAGATATGCAATATACACTAGGGCAGTATTTGGGAGAATCGCTTAAATGCTAA
- a CDS encoding glutamate--tRNA ligase (GluRS2; in Helicobacter this enzyme was found to misacylate tRNA-Gln with glutamate which is further transamidated to glutamine), whose translation MLRFVASPTGNMDLDTLHIALVNYLVSRQRNKPLLVRIDDTEKEDVIEGKDTEIIEILKKFAINHERTCHQSEYLHHYQTLAIRLLKEKKAFICTCNSIDCNQICLSRDQNNYDQLKESGEPFTIRIRKPDEDIVYHDTIQDKVITAPHKIGNFIILQNDATPTSSFATACADILNGVDLIIESTQKIHETAKQVYIKKLLGYHEACCYAHLPSLLNSKGKPLVEDDNFSLLRLFSDGFIPDAIINNLLLLHITDFPKEIFYFSEMVEWFKLEEAPKEPMVFDIKKLRHINRMHLRMMDDKQLSILFGFADADIGKLAKLYLDEAATINELATKIRPILAPKVFEGAWAKQMRQIQQVLIDAPMLDTFDKLEAYVIQKTNLRHEKLDTPLRLLLTGTQQGPSLQDVYTYIRSYLLEVIS comes from the coding sequence ATGCTAAGGTTTGTGGCTTCACCTACGGGCAATATGGATCTTGATACTCTGCATATAGCCCTTGTAAACTACCTTGTTTCAAGGCAACGCAATAAACCTCTTCTTGTACGTATTGATGATACTGAAAAAGAGGACGTTATAGAGGGAAAAGATACCGAAATAATAGAAATTCTTAAGAAATTTGCAATTAACCACGAGCGGACTTGTCACCAAAGTGAATATTTGCATCATTATCAAACCCTTGCTATTCGCTTACTCAAGGAGAAGAAAGCCTTCATCTGTACTTGTAATAGTATAGATTGTAATCAAATATGTCTCTCTCGAGATCAAAATAACTATGACCAGCTCAAGGAGAGTGGTGAACCTTTTACTATCCGCATAAGAAAACCTGATGAGGATATAGTCTACCATGACACAATACAAGACAAAGTGATTACTGCACCTCATAAGATTGGTAATTTTATCATTCTGCAGAATGATGCCACACCTACATCTAGTTTTGCTACAGCATGTGCGGATATCTTAAATGGTGTAGACCTAATCATTGAAAGTACCCAAAAGATACATGAAACTGCAAAACAAGTTTACATCAAAAAGTTACTCGGCTATCATGAAGCGTGCTGCTATGCACACCTCCCTTCACTGTTGAACTCTAAAGGGAAACCACTTGTTGAGGATGATAATTTTTCACTTCTAAGGCTCTTTTCGGATGGTTTCATTCCTGATGCTATCATCAACAATTTATTACTCTTACATATTACAGATTTCCCCAAAGAGATCTTTTATTTTTCAGAGATGGTCGAATGGTTCAAGCTTGAAGAAGCTCCCAAAGAACCAATGGTATTTGATATTAAAAAACTGCGGCACATCAACCGTATGCATCTACGTATGATGGATGACAAACAACTTTCGATACTCTTTGGATTTGCCGATGCTGACATCGGAAAGCTGGCAAAACTCTACCTCGATGAGGCTGCCACAATCAATGAACTTGCCACAAAAATTAGACCCATTCTTGCACCAAAAGTATTTGAAGGGGCTTGGGCAAAACAGATGCGACAGATACAGCAGGTACTTATTGATGCGCCAATGCTTGATACATTTGATAAACTTGAAGCATATGTTATACAAAAGACAAATCTAAGACACGAAAAACTTGACACTCCCTTACGTCTTCTATTAACCGGTACACAACAAGGACCAAGCCTACAAGATGTCTACACTTATATTCGATCTTATCTACTGGAGGTAATCTCATGA
- a CDS encoding YggT family protein: protein MNALIYSFVNIIHMIITLYIWVVIISAVLSFVRPDPSNPIVQILYRLTEPVYYWLRRHFPFLIMGGIDLSPLVIIFGLQFVDLFIMKLVFG, encoded by the coding sequence ATCAACGCACTAATCTACTCTTTTGTTAACATCATACATATGATTATTACACTTTATATTTGGGTGGTTATCATCTCAGCAGTGCTAAGCTTTGTTCGACCCGATCCAAGCAATCCAATTGTTCAGATACTTTACCGGCTCACTGAACCAGTCTACTACTGGCTACGACGTCATTTTCCATTTCTCATTATGGGTGGCATTGACCTTTCACCATTGGTCATTATCTTTGGGCTACAGTTTGTTGATCTCTTCATTATGAAACTTGTATTTGGATAA